CCAGCAAAGCGCCCCTCCTCATTAAGGTGGGCAAACAGAAGGAGCGGAGAGAGATGGGAGATTTTCCCGTGCGCTCGGGTGAGAGGGTACCTGCTTGGTGGCGGCATCTGACAGGTTTCTGAGGGTCCACAGGCAGTTCTGGACTAGACGCTGGCTGGGGTCTGTGAGGTGCAGACCTAATGCCTGCATTCCACCTTTAAACACAGAGAAGCCAGATTAAGGGTACAGACAGGAGTGTGTAGTGAGGGAGATTAAGGgtacagacagggagggagattAAGGgtacagacagggagggagattAAGGGtacaggcagggagggagattAAGGGTACAGACAGGAGAGTGCAGGGAGGGAGATTAAGGGtacaggcagggagggagattAAGGGtacaggcagggagggagattAAGGGTACAGGCAGGAGTGTGTAGTGAGGGAGATTAAGGGtacaggcagggagggagattAAGGGTACAGAGAGGAGTGTGCAGGGAGGGAGATTAAGGGTACAGGCAGAGAGGGTGATTAAGAGTGCAGGCAGgagtgtgcagggagagaggtttGTGATGTGTGACGTGGAGGGTACAGGTCAGGCCCAGTCATTGACAGAGCAGGGTGACAGGGACATACCGGCCTCTACGATGGCGGGCTTGTTACTGgagcacacagacagcacttTGAGCACTCGGCTGGTGGTCCACAGGAGCTTCTCGTACGTGTAGGTCCTCATGATGTTGACCAGAGCCTGAGGTCCACCGCTGGCCAGGATGATGAGctgcgggggagagggagaacggGATCAGCCTCCTGACAGCGCTGCTCAGCTCCGAGGGCGAAGAGCCGCCGCCTGCCCGGTCCTTACTTTGCTCTCCTGGTTTCCGTAGGCCAGGATCTGCAGACAGTCCGTGGTGATGGCCAGGAATTTGACGTTGGTCTTGTTGAGCAGGGCCACCATTTTCTGCAGGCCCCCGGCCAGGCGCACGGCCATCTTGGCTCCCTCCTGGTGCAGCAGCAGGTTGTGGAGGGTGGTGATGGCGTAGAACAGCACCGAGTCCACTGGAGACCTGGGAAACAAAAGGCCACCGGTCACACGGCTCTCCCTGGAGCACATTCCTCCGGACGAGACAGCAGGACGTGCAGGTAAAGCACGACTCATCTGACATTTAAATACCAGCACATTAGCGCAGCCTTGAAGATTTCAAGTAGCTCTGCATGCAGTAAGATTAAAGTCGTCTATATCgattcatttcatgttttaatattcTATGGCTAAgatctgcacccccccccccccaccctgtcaAAAAAAGCTCTAATCTTCTGCAGTACCTGCCGTACTTCTTGTGTAAATAATGAGACTACAAAAAATATCTGCATTAATTAGCGCTGTCAGGCACGAAACATAATGGCCTTCATTACCTGATATTTTCTGCAGACTCTCCATGAATACCTAAgctggctgttttattttttcatgaaggCATGTGACTCATCTGCACTCAGTAATGTAGCGGCTGAACAGTCCACCCTCAGCAGTCTGCCCGAGGCGGGACGCGCGGAGGGTGAACGGGCAGGGGGCGGACACGCGGAGGGTGAACGGGCAGGGGGCGGACGCGCGGAGGGTGAACGGGCAGGGGGCGGACGCGCGGAGGGTGAACGGGCAGGGGGCGGACACGCGGAGGGTGAACGGGCAGGGGGCGGACGCGCGGAGGGTGAACGGGCAGGGGGCGGACACGCGGAGGGTGAACGGGCAGGGGGCGGACACGCGGAGGGTGAACGGGCAGGGGGCGGGCGCGCGGAGGGTGAACGGGCAGGGGGCGGGCGCGCGGAGGGTGAACGGGCAGGGGGCAGACGCGCGGAGGGTGAACGGGCAGGGGGCGGACGCGCGGAGGGTGAACGGGCAGGGGGCGGACGCGCGGAGGGTGAACGGGCAGGGGGCGGACGCGCGGAGGGTGAACGGGCAGGGGGAGGACACACGGAGGGTGAACGGGCAGGGGGCGGACGCGCGGAGGGTGAACGGGCAGGGGGAGGACACGCGGAGGGTGAACGGGCAGGGGGCGGACACACGCAGAGTGAACGGGcagggggcgggcagggggcgGACGCGCGGAGGGTGAACGGGCAGGGGGCGGACACACGCAGAGTGAACGGGcagggggcgggcagggggcgGACGCGCGGAGGGTGAACGGGCAGGGCGCGGACAcacggcggcgggggcgggggactCACCCCAGCATTTTGACCAGGGCGGGGATGCCGCCGGACTTGAAGATGGCGAGCAGACCCTCGCGGTGGTGGGACAGGTTGTGCAGCGTGCCGGCGGTGCAGCGGGCCGTCTCCACGTCGTTGGTGTTCTGCATGGTGCGCACGATGGCCGACACCATCTGGGGCGAGCGCATGATGGCGTGCCGCGACGCCTCCTTCTTGGACAGCTGGTGCACCATCACCGCCGCCTTGTTCACCACCACCTGGGGGCGGCAGAGAGGAGGGCTCAGGGCTTCATGCTACGAGTGCGTCCTCCTCATTGAGGAGCTTAGTCGGCTTGGGGatgacacaggtgtgtgtgtgtgtgtgtgtgtgtgtgtgtgtgtgtgtgtgtgtgtgtgtgtgtgtgtgcgtgtgcgtgtgcgtgtgcgtgtgcgtgtgcgtgtacctgGTCCTCGTCGTTGAGGAGTTTGGTCAGCTCTAGGAtggcgcgggtgtgtgtgtgtgtgtgtgcgtgcgtgtgtgtgtgtgtgtgtgtgtgtgtgtgtgtgtgtgtgtgtgtgtgtgtgtgtctgtacctggtCCTCGTCGTTGAGGAGTTTGGTCAGCTCTGGGAtggcgcgggtgtgtgtgtgtgtgtgtgtgtgtgtgtgtgtgtgtgtgtgtgtgtgcgtgtgcgtgtgcgtgtgcgtgtgcgtgtgcgtgtacctgGTCCTCGTCGTTGAGGAGTTTGGTCAGCTCTGGGAtggcgcgggtgtgtgtgtgagtgtgtgtgtgtgtgtgcgtgtgtgcgtgcgcgtgtgtgtgtgtacctggtcctCGTCGTTGAGGAGCTTGGTCAGCTCTGGGATGGCGcgggtgtgcgtgcgcgtgtgtgtgtgtgtgtgtgtgtacctggtcctCGTCGTTGAGGAGCTTGGTCAGCTCTGGGATGGCGCGGGTGGCCAGCTCGGCGTCGTCCTGGTAGTTGATCAGGTTGACCACGGCGTGCTTGAGCATCTGGGAGGGCTCGGCCAGGCGCTGGACGTTGGTGGGGTGCGCCCCGTCGAACTGCGTGGAGGGGATCTGCATGCCCTCGTCCAGCGTCTCCGGGAACATGGCCGCCCTCACCCTTTGCGCTCGGGTCATGGCGTACTGCCCATCGATGTCTGCAGGACACAGGACAACCCTTAGCATGGGCCTGTCCTCCTCTTTATACAGCACTGTATTATCCATCAATATAATCATCTATCTATACAGTTTACCAGCAACAACGAGCCAGTGACAGCTTTATGACGCATTAGAGACTATACCAAACgaattacaaattacaaatgcaCATCAAAACTATGAATTTTTTATACGTCTGGCATACTCattaagaaaatggaaaaacaaatatcaaataCAACTTGCGTAATTACATAAGTGCATCATTCCTGTTTTCCTATCGCTATTATTCTCTAATAGTTCTTGTTAAGTTCTCcaataaagacagaaaatgcaAGGAACACGTGGGAGCGCAGTATCATTTGGTTTAGCGCTGATGTTCAGGTACCTGTGCTTAACGCGGCTCAGCAGAGCAGAAGGTGTAACACTAAGAGCGGCGCAGAGCTCCCGCGGTACGCACCCGTCACCTGGTCCTGGCTGAAGGGCTGGGAGAAGCCCTGCTCCCACTCGTACAGCACCTGGTTGTCCACGTCCTCCTCCTCGGGGTTGCCCTTGCCGCTGAGGGACGGGGCGGTGGTGGTGGCCCCGGAGTGGATCCCCGAGTCCAGGTAGGACTGCTGCTGCCAGTGGCTCACCGCCGCCTTGCGGTCCGGCTCCATGGCCATGTCCAGCTCCATCAGATCAGCTGTgggtacacacaggcacgcacgcacagagagatacagacacacagagacacaagccATTAGGTCCTGAAACTCCAACATTAACACTATCGCAGCactgcgtgtgtacgtgtgacaGACTTAGTCTGGCCTGATTCACTATGAACCGAGTCACACAAGCTGCTCCAGAGAGAACCTCACCATAAAAGTCAATACACACGGCAGTAATGAAATGAGCAGCATTTGTGGGTGTGACTAAATGTATTACTGCACAACCCTGGATTATGAAGCATTATGACATTAGCGCTCTGACAGGTTGGACATGCAAGATGTGCAGTGATACTGTGCACAATGGGATGCAGGTTAGGACTCTGGATTCCCTgacagctgcagtgtctgtaggCTCTTTCACATTCTCTCCACAGTTTCACACAGCTTTCATGCGCatgtgtttccgtgtgtgtgtgtgtgtgtgtgtgcctgtgtatgtatatatatacacgtgtgtgtgtgtgtgtgtgtgtttgtgtgtgtgtgtgtgcctgtgtatgtatatatacgtgtgtgcgtgtgcctgtgtatgtatatacacgtgtgtgtgtgtgtcagcagacGGCAGAGCAGGAGAAAAGCTCCAGCGTCTGCTCCGTTCTTCACAGAAAGCTCCCCTACAGAGCCGCGTGAGCCGCGTGTTTATCGGGAACAGAGAGATGAGACGCAGAGCGTTTCTGTACATCCGCTCGAAAATGGTTTTAGAAAGAGCTCACAGCAACACAGGGGAGAACATCAAATTGAAACTGGGGTCTAAACGcagttatggggggggggggggggggggggggaatgattACCTGGGAAGAACCTACAGTGGCTCTCACAATACAGACAAACCGGAATGGACCAGTGTGGCTATGAGGAAAAACATCTGAACACAGGCAGCTGAACAGTATGAAAGAACCACTGACCCCAGCTAAACCATTTACCCTCTCCAACACTAGAGGTGTTCACACAtttgatttctttcaaacctttgaaagaagaaattaaaataaaatggaagccATTCCTAAGCAttcattgctttttattttggagTACGGCCTCCCTTTTGAAAGTCATAGATGGGTTTTCAGAGGACAAAGCACAGACAGCTCCTCTAAATGGGCCTTTATCTATGAATCTCCTCTATGAAACTACTGAGACTGACTCAGTGACTCATTCTCCCTCAGACGCCGGTCACACTTACACTGGGTCGCCATGTTCCTCTGAAGTCCCTCAGTCTGAACAGCGTCCTAatctgcgagagagagagagagaggaagagccgGGTTAGACAAACCAGTCTCGCCCATCCACCGCCCCCGCACGCCCCGCCCACagagaccccccacccccagccggAGTCAGCGAATCAGCTCGTCCCAGCACAGGAAGCAGAGCCCAGACTGCAGGACGGTGAGAACAGCACTTTACAGCCCAGGAGCAGCTGACTGCACATTCACAGTCATTAACCgggccgggagagagagagggagaagaatcTGCTGTCTATGCTGGGCGTGGCTGACGAGCCGCCACTCACAGTGAGAAGCCCCGCCCCGCTCTCTTCCCTTCCGCCTCAGTTTACGCACAGCGCTGGTCCAGCGCAGAGCTTCGTGTGGACGCTATACAGATGGGGCCCGAGTTAAAGGAGGTTACAAACTTGCGGCAACTGCCGTGCAAGATGTAGCCTGCCAAAATACGACAGCGAGCGGACGCAAATACATTCAGCAAACCGATACAGCCCACGTAGCGTCCCTCTGGACATTAAACAGCCAGATACTGAAACCCAGCTGCACCATCCATTCCACTGACACCGGACAGACAGTCACAGGATGCATGTACGCTGTTGGCTGCTTCTGAACCTGCCTGCAGAGCCCAGGCCTTCCTCTCTGACGCTCGCGGGGTTTGGAGGGGGCTAGATTGGGTGCAGTCAGGTACGGCTCTAATGCACTGGCTGCACTGAATAAGAGCCCCCATTAAAGAGCCCAGCAGGTGATTAGGTCTCTGCCAGACCCTGACGCCCACTGTCCCTGTGTGAGCGTGAATGCTGGCAGGCCAGAAACGTATTTATTCTGTACGATTAGCAAGCATGCCAGCTGAAATAAGCACAACCACCTCCTTAAAAGCGCAGTTCTGCGCCTCCCACATTTAGCCTTTCGTTTGCAGTCTGCCGCTGCAGAGTACAGTCCCGAGCCCACAGCAGAAAACCCGGACGCAGGCCTGACAAAGTGCGCTGCTCCTCCAACTCTCCCGTTCCCATCTGGCCTGCGAAGCGCTCTTTAAATACGCGAGCGGCGGAGAGCGCCGCTGCTAACAGACGGGCGCGTAGCCGGAGCAGACACCCGAGGAGGCGAGCCTCGCGCCGCTCAGCCAATCCCACGCGCCGGGGCTGCTCCGCACCCGACGCGTCCGAGAACATCTGCCGCTCCGTTTCGGGCCACCAGCGCATCGGCCGTGTTTAATATCGATTCGCAGCGGCGGGAACGCGGCTGAAGAAAGCCGCGAGCGGAAATATCGCAGATGCGTCAGGAACGGCGTGAAAGCAGCTCGGGCCGCATTAATTATCCTCCGTGTGTTTACCACTGGGTTTGTGGGGGGCTGACGACACAGCTAGCTGACTGTGAGCACTATGAGCACCTCCTAGCGCTAAACTAAAATAGAGCCTAAACCTCTCAGAACTCTGAAACGATCCCAGCTTTGAAAGAGACTTCAAAATACACCAAAGAATACAAAAGTTTTACTGATCAGCTTCATTGCTTAAGGTTACCTTCTCATTGTTGaaataaaaagggggaaaaaaggccaCCTGTTCTGCGATTAACTGTgccaaaattaaatgcaatgaaCTCAAAGCACATCGGTATGTTATTCACAACGCACCTTTATCACACCTTAAAAACGCAAAAACTGAACACATGCTGGAATGTAATGTGTTTCCCTCTCAAGCACACTGCATATGCTCTCCTTTTTCCACATATTCCtctcaaaaactcaaaaatataCTGGCCAAATGATGCTGAATATGGCCACACAAACTGCAAAAAAGTTTGCAGTTTGTGCAGTTACACGACAGCTACAATTCAAGTTCAACTCACATGTGTGATTCCACCTCCAACCAGCATTAAGCACAAATCATAGGCAGAGCAGTCTTGTACAGTGACTACAGAATTggctatagcctacatttcagCACTTCAAAATTGGGGGAAAGCTCCAGTTCTCCTTCCTATGTTAGCCTAGTTAAATTGTGCAAAACATGACTCGAAAGTTGTCTTTTAAAGTTTGCTAAATTATAGAATCTTACCACTACCAGCCACTAGGGGCAGTAGACATGGGTCCTTCAACCCCAGACTGGCAGGCTGGGCCCAGATATTTAGGTCAGTGCTCTGAGGTTTGAATCTTGAAGGCTGTACAGTGTTTCAATGCACACCCATTTAAAAGCAAAGCGCCCAACAGCAAGCGTGTCGGATTATACAGCCACACTGCAGCAAATCGCATGCAAGGTAGTGCAGGACATTAGCAAGGCCCACAAATCACAGCTCACTCTGCTCCTGCACCATGTACATATCCTCAGCTCTCTGCCCAGGACTACTGGCCATTTGATGACGAGCTGATGTAGCctaattatttattaagaatGACCCAGTTCCTTGTAATTCATAAACTTCCCTGTAATTACAAACGCTTTTGTATTGGTGCTGTTGCCCACACAGCAACAACTTCACGAACTTAGCAAATCGATGGCTGTGGAATGAATCAGCTTACGTAACGACACAATTGCATCTACACACAGCCAGGGGCGCTTTTTAGGGATAAATGAAGGCTTCTACAACGATGCTTATAAAACAGTGATCACTGAAGCACATGGCCCTACTATTTTCTCAAGGTTATGCTCCAtttctggagggaaaaaaattcaaCCACACCAGAATAGGTTATTACATAAAACATCCACACATTCCTCATATTTGGATATAGATTCCCAAGTTTATGTCACTCGATCTTCAACAGTGATCaactaaaaaaaactgccttaTTGTGAGCACAGACTTGGACATCTTGCAAATGAACTCATAAATTCACTATTTACAAATAAGTGTTTTCCCACTTTGCCCATGACAGCCATGTAAAAGAGCTCCACTTCCATTCACACTCCACTCAGCTCCACTCCTCTGCATCCCTGCAGCTCTGCTACAGCAGCTGACAGCTGCAAGCCCGTCCTAACCCCACTGTCTGTGTTTGGGACGTTACTATTCATTCATCTCTCAGCCAATTAGAGCAGCGGAAACACCCGGCGGCCCGTCTGCATGCGTCAGTCGCGCGCGCTGCAGCGAGCGGCTGCTGAAGCGCTAACTCCAGGAAGGTGTGGGCCCCGCTTCGGCCAGCGCTGCTGTTTTATTAGGCCGCAGGGACAGCCGGGGCCCCGGGAGAGGAGCGCCGCTGGGGACTCTGGGAGAACGGGCCTCGGACTGAACGCGTTCCTCAACAGCGCTTTCCACACCGCCGCTCCGCTGCTGCAGCACACTGACCATTTACTAGCCTGTTGCTTCCAGCGTACATCAGCCGGCGGCGCCCCTCCGCAGGTCAGCCGTCTGGGCAACCCTGAGACGAAACCAGGCGAAACTACGGGTTCGTTTACTGCGTTAAACCACGCACCAATTAACCGGACAAAATGCATCTGGGTGTGCCGCAGACAGGACGCCAGTTTAAGGGCCTTGCAGGGGccccacccaaacacagagaggagcaggCGAAGACGTCTCTCACCGCTCTCCTGGGCACAGACGGGTAAGCAGCGTTCACAGCCACGTTTGTCCCAGTCCTAATTCAGCGATCAACTGAATACGCACGTACACGACAAAATTACGCTTCAAAAATAACTATCTACAATACAGTCCCAGATGCCTCAAGTACCCAATAAACAGAAGGCAACGAAAATCAAGGCAATTAAATATGAAGACTAATAATGTTGTCAACATGAGATGGAGCTTGCTTAAACCTGACCCACGTGCAAGGCCCTTACTTGACAAATGGGATGCATTATAACAGCTGCCCATTCTGTGGGTATCGTGACAACCATTCAGTATCCCAAGCAGCTAGGCTACCCAGACACTGAACTCAGTGAGGTCATTCAGACAGCGCCCCGtgaccatggcaacagcagaaTGTGCCTTGTCAGCATAAAGGGCCCCAACAGCGAACTGCCAGGATCTTACTCCACAGGCCACAGCATAAACATACCACGTGagctccttcacacacacacacacacacacccctcacagaGTGAGATCCACCCACTCTACTGGCCAGCCTAGACAGAATGTACTCCTGTTCAGTTCCTCTGCTCTAAACATGAATTAATCCCACCAATGGCAGCTGTCATGGTTAAAcacttgtaacctaaaggtttcAAGTTTAAGTCCCAGCAAAGCACCCCTGacttacccttgagcaaggtacctcaCCTGCTTCAGTATGAATAACTGCATAAATGGACAGGCTAATGCATAAAACATACCATGCGCAAGTCGTCTTGGACAAGGGCCTCCCTCAGTCAAAGAAAAAACGAACAAACTGAGTCTAACCAAGCAGACACCAGACCAGATGCAGGTTCCACTGAGGAAAATACCTTCTCCCAGCATTCATCAGCTGATTTGTATAGACACTGGAATCACAATGGATGAATGTTCACagcaactttttacatttagcaAATTGGCTAGTTTGAAAATTATAGCAGTCTGTCATAACGAAAAATGCACGACAGGAATAAAGACTTTTCATCAGCATGCTGTCTGTTCCAGCCACTGGTCCAGAGAAACCACAGTCCGGCTCAAATTCCAAGCCCACCATGGTGGGGATTTCAATAACAATTTGATGTCATTCAGTCAAcccatttcattatgttaagGCACATCTGCCCACAGCTTATTGTTAGCGACGTTTTCGCTAAATCAGGGCAGCCAACTGTGACTTTAGCAttcaaaaccaaattaaattgaGAAGTCAACCGAGGAGCAGAAGCCCAAAAACCTGGCGGCAAGACACTGCATGACTGCACGCCACCACTTGTGCTCTAAAGCAGAGTGTGCGAATTAAAAGGCAAACCAATTAAAAAGGCTTACaatcagattacattttttactgaGTATTCTTGAAGCCCCTTGTTCAGACACTAAACCAGAAGCAGCAGCCTAAGAATGCCCAGGCTAAACTAAACCACAACGTATTAGCCTATATAAACCCACGTCAGAAAGCATATTTTTCACTTGGATCCCAACAATCATTGGGTTAAATGGATCAATAAACAAATGAGCTACATCATTACTTAAGTGATTATACATTGATATTCAAATAGTACATTACATGTTAATTCTTACCCCATGTATCCACCACCTGAAAACAAGGGTAActtctttaaacaaaaataaactctgATTTCCAGAGTGCCTTTATTAACAGTCATTTAAGATTAAGTGTGGgtaggattttttttatttttaattattatttgtttaagtGCCTGGCCCTTCCGTtgcagtacaaaataaaaatgattttaggGAACGAAAAACAGTCCGATTACTATTAAACTATATACACAAGAAAATAATGCTTTATAGATTCAGCAGCCTTCTCCAATGCACTGTTGAAAAGCTGTAGCTTTCGCCAGTGCTGAAAAACAACCCGTATCATCTGGACTAAAGCCAAATGTgcaacattttaatattcaaattcctgattacatttttaaatgaatgatgaGAAAACCAGACGTACTGTTTTTACGTCTTTACATACTTTACAGAACAGGTGTTACGAACTAACAAAATTAAACTTCGCTTCGGCAGTTCGACTCATGAGCGAAATGAAATTAGAGCACATATTTATAACCGATTGACACGAGCATCCTCACACAAAAAGCTCCACGGGCGGCCCCGAAAAATTAGTCAGAATAGACCGCAAATATCAAGAGCGTGTCGCACTGAGGGAGCGTCTTCCTGGGGCTCAGCCCTCCTCCAGTCCATCTGGGCTGATGGGAGTGAAGGGAGCTCACACATCCAGAGAGGACAGCAGCCAGATGCAGCCGGCCTGCCCATTCAGGACTCTAAGCACTGAGCCAAGAGCTCAATACTGCAATTACAGCTGTTTGAATTTTGGCCTGTCTGAATACAACCTTGGGATGCACAATTGTAGGCAATGACTGAAACAGTTAATTGAACTAATCAATTAAGTTATAttgcaaaaaattatttcagttatgaATCCCTATAATTATTTAAGGGCCTAACTGTTTCCCCCAAAGTGTCCGTCAATCAATGAGCACTGCTGATTTAGGGGAAATGACTGGAAGAGTGCAGCTGCTGTGGGTAAATGGGTGCCCTTGtccaaacatatttatttgaatgtttttcagGTGGGTTGGCATCCAACAGGACATACTTGCTTAAAGCCAAACTAACAACCTGAAATACTGGGAAGGTTGTCAGTAATGCTGAGATCCTTCGACGTCTTTACATTATTAAGTGTTGTTTCAAATGACAATGTTTTCACAGACCACACAAAAAATGGACAAGAGTAATCAAAAACATAGTATAGCTAGCCTACAGCCCCATTGTAGACCCATCTCTGCACAACCTCCCCCACCTGAATTAACATGCTAAATGTGATTACATAGAAACCAAAAGCCAAGTTTAACAAATCTCTTAAATGAATACCAGAAAACCTATGATACATAACATATAGACACACCAGAGGTCCCACCCATACACGTTACTTTTATGCAAGACATTGGCCTATGTTGAGGCACATCAAAACTGGATTTATAAACCAAGCAGAAACATCCCATTGCAGAGGCAGACACTTCAGAAGGCAGATCGCATGGAGTGAATTCTAACCAGGTTACGACACTGAAAGTTCACAATCATATGAAACTACTTAAGATCATGTACACTGACCGAATTCCAATTCTAAGACCAACAGGCACCCCTGGAAAATTCAATGATAGGCATCCTCTGCCATATATCCAAGTGTTGGGGGCTGAACAAACATGATAGACAAACTTCCCAGTGAGGTGGATATAGCACCACACCATGTCAATTTCCCAAAATCCTGCCTCCTATttggatgcaggagaatacgtTTTCAAGGTGAATCAACGTGTGCGTTTGTTTATTCACCCCCAACCATGAAAAATGACCAGAGACGCGTTCGGAAGTGTGCACATGCATTACCAGTAGAGGAAAACACTGCCGAGCTAATGCAAAGCATCTTCCTAAACACAAAAAGCATCTCAGGAGGACTGTGGcttataaatatgaatgaacCGCGTGAATAAATCACACCACAAAAGAAATGACCGTGCAATGACAAAACATCAGAACGACGCAATGAGTTTTACTTGATGGAATTTACTAAATGACTTAAGATCGCGCAGTGCTGTGACATTTCCTTGCAAGAGATGCGCACGTCTATGCAACGACTACGCTTACCTTCCACCTCCAATAACAGCATGGCACCATAATATTTAACTAATTTCACCTCACGGAAAAACTGAGTGTAACACGGCAAGGCACTTATTGGCATTTAATCACGCGATGCGATGAAGTCATAAATTACAGGAAATTTAACCCATTCACATTTTCCAACTTGCCCACGGTTTAGGAAGTTTCTTGATACTGTTATTAGCTTTACCACTATGCGACAAGTATCCGGCTACTCGGAGGAAGGGGGAAAGTGTTCACGGGTATTTCCAGGGCAGTCTCTATATTATTTAGTGTATCGAGCTTTAGAGAAAATCAAAGTCAGCTTCCTccacctccccgcccccacaaGCAGGTCGCGATTTCGCAGCTTGGCTTTCCACGGCTCGATCTAGCATAGCAAACATGACTCGGGTTTCACCCCGACTCCTCCTCAACTTCCTTTGAATCACAACGGTTGAGGAATTCGTCGGGACTTGGGCCTTTGTTTGGGTgggaaggagaaaaacaggGGATTTATTCCTGCCCAATTGGAAGTGCTGAATAACGTTACTAAGTCAAGCAATCGATGTTTTAACCACTAAACTTAAGCGTTTTAACAAACTAATAACATGTTAGCAACCGCTTGTAGCCAGATCTCCAACATAGATAAAAT
This window of the Anguilla anguilla isolate fAngAng1 chromosome 1, fAngAng1.pri, whole genome shotgun sequence genome carries:
- the ctnnb1 gene encoding catenin beta-1, producing the protein MATQSDLMELDMAMEPDRKAAVSHWQQQSYLDSGIHSGATTTAPSLSGKGNPEEEDVDNQVLYEWEQGFSQPFSQDQVTDIDGQYAMTRAQRVRAAMFPETLDEGMQIPSTQFDGAHPTNVQRLAEPSQMLKHAVVNLINYQDDAELATRAIPELTKLLNDEDQVVVNKAAVMVHQLSKKEASRHAIMRSPQMVSAIVRTMQNTNDVETARCTAGTLHNLSHHREGLLAIFKSGGIPALVKMLGSPVDSVLFYAITTLHNLLLHQEGAKMAVRLAGGLQKMVALLNKTNVKFLAITTDCLQILAYGNQESKLIILASGGPQALVNIMRTYTYEKLLWTTSRVLKVLSVCSSNKPAIVEAGGMQALGLHLTDPSQRLVQNCLWTLRNLSDAATKQEGMEGLLGTLVQLLGSDDINVVTCAAGILSNLTCNNYKNKMMVCQVGGIEALVRTVLRAGDREDITEPAVCALRHLTSRHQDAEMAQNAVRLHYGLPVVVKLLHPPSHWPLIKATVGLIRNLALCPANHAPLREQGAIPRLVQLLVRAHQDTQRRTSMGGTQQQFVEGVRMEEIVEGCTGALHILARDVHNRIVIRGLNTIPLFVQLLYSPIENIQRVAAGVLCELAQDKEAAEAIEAEGATAPLTELLHSRNEGVATYAAAVLFRMSEDKPQDYKKRLSVELTSSLFRTEPMTWNETGDLGLDIGAQGEPLGYRPDDPSYRSFHSGGYGQEGMGLEPMMDHDMGGHHPGAEYPVDGLPDLGHAQDLIEGLPPGDSNQLAWFDTDL